A window of Streptomyces sp. NBC_01689 genomic DNA:
GGACGAGGGCGCCGACGAGGGCGCGGCCCGGCCGCCCGCCGAACTGCTCGCCGACTGGCGTTCGGGGCGCCGGGCGTTGGAGGGGTCCCTCCGCGCCGCCCCCGCCGGAACCCGTTTCCCCTGGTACGGGCCGCCCATGTCGGCGGCCTCCGTGGCCACCGGCCGGCTGATGGAGACCTGGGCCCACGGGCAGGACGTGGCGGACGCGCTGGGGGTGACCCGCACCCCCACGGACCGGCTCCGGCACGTGGTGCGGATCGGCGTGCGGGCACGGGACTTCGCCTTCGGGGTGCGCGGACTCACCCCGCCGGACGGCGAGTTCCGCGTCGAACTGGAGAGCGCCGCCGGGGAGTTGTGGACGTACGGACCCGAGGACGCGCCCCAGCGGGTCATCGGTCCCGCCCTCGACTTCTGTCTCCTGGTCACCCAGCGCGCCCACCGCGCCGACCTCGCCGTACGCGCGCAGGGCCCCGACGCCGACCGCTGGCTGGACATCGCCCAGGCCTTCGCCGGGCCGCCGGGAGACGGACGGCGGCCCGGGCGGGCGCGGACGCAGGAGCGGGGCCGGTGAGCGGCGGTCCCTCCTCCCCGGGCGCCCTGCGGATAGGCAACGCGTCCGGCTTCTACGGCGACCGCTTCGACGCGATGCGCGAGATGCTCACCGGCGGGCCCCTGGACGTCCTCACCGGCGACTACCTCGCCGAGCTGACGATGCTCATCCTCGGCCGCGACCGTCTGA
This region includes:
- a CDS encoding TIGR03084 family metal-binding protein; translation: MSDPSSVIDDLHRESEELDLLVGGLTEERWRLATPAPRWTVAHQIAHLAWTDRSALLAVTDAEAFAKEVEKAIAAPGGFVDEGADEGAARPPAELLADWRSGRRALEGSLRAAPAGTRFPWYGPPMSAASVATGRLMETWAHGQDVADALGVTRTPTDRLRHVVRIGVRARDFAFGVRGLTPPDGEFRVELESAAGELWTYGPEDAPQRVIGPALDFCLLVTQRAHRADLAVRAQGPDADRWLDIAQAFAGPPGDGRRPGRARTQERGR